The following proteins are co-located in the Pectinophora gossypiella chromosome 7, ilPecGoss1.1, whole genome shotgun sequence genome:
- the LOC126368418 gene encoding protein croquemort-like isoform X1 codes for MGTINVDSEQQAAPASHTQKEVKQKSKMASATRRSAFFMVFGALGVVLGAIAVVFWPALFFEQLKNMMVLTPTSTSFNIWRSPPIPMYLECFMWNITNVDEILANKDAQLKVTQLGPYVYREEHEKVNLTWNSNNTVTFYNKRVWHFVPEMSNGSLSDNITSINPIVATVAYTLRHQGEFTKITVNAFLRAIHETLFLTANVSSWLFDGIEDPVLNIASHFPNLPIVIPYDKFGWFYERNKSITFDGVFLMNTGAEDFSQLGNIEKWQHSNRTQYRDHCGTVQGSTGELWAPEIGQPEVIIFAPDICTYMILAKNRSVVVENIEGVEYAANSSIFDNGHRYPHMACYCDKVRDENCLPPGALNVSECRFGAPAFVSLPHFLGADPHYPSKIQGLDPKPEHNFRLALEMFTGMPLSVSAQLQINLLVRHVSGFTVNNQLPDADTLVPMFWFRQEVLVTPEYARLARFALNLRYGVPYGLYALTAIGIALLVTGIVILVKKLMHSPDTAPILEQDNSSH; via the exons ATGGGAACAATAAATGTGGATAGTG AGCAGCAGGCGGCGCCAGCATCCCATACGCAGAAGGAAGTGAAGCAGAAATCCAAGATGGCGTCGGCTACACGGCGGAGCGCCTTCTTCATGGTGTTTGGCGCGCTGGGAGTCGTGCTGGGCGCTATCGCTGTAGTCTTCTGGCCCGCGCTTTTCTTTGAACAGCTTAAAAAT ATGATGGTCCTGACGCCCACCTCGACATCATTCAACATCTGGCGCTCGCCGCCCATCCCGATGTACCTGGAGTGCTTCATGTGGAACATCACCAATGTGGACGAGATCCTCGCCAACAAGGACGCCCAGCTCAAGGTCACGCAGCTGGGGCCCTACGTCTACCGGGAGGAGCATGAGAAG GTTAACCTGACGTGGAACAGCAATAACACGGTGACGTTCTACAACAAGCGCGTGTGGCACTTCGTCCCGGAGATGTCCAATGGGAGCCTCTCAGACAACATCACCAGCATCAACCCTATCGTAGCG ACGGTGGCGTACACCCTCCGTCACCAAGGCGAGTTCACGAAGATCACAGTGAACGCGTTCCTGCGAGCCATCCACGAGACCCTCTTCCTGACGGCCAACGTGTCTTCGTGGCTGTTCGACGGCATAGAGGACCCCGTGCTCAACATCGCCAGCCACTTCCCCAACCTGCCCATCGTCATACCCTACGACAAGTTCGGCTGGTTCTATGAG CGCAACAAGTCGATAACCTTCGATGGCGTGTTCCTGATGAACACGGGGGCCGAAGACTTCAGCCAGCTCGGCAACATCGAGAAGTGGCAGCACTCGAACCGCACGCAGTACCGCGACCACTGCGGGACCGTGCAGGGCTCCACCGGCGAGCTGTGGGCGCCCGAGATCGGACAGCCCGAGGTGATCATCTTCGCGCCCGATATATGCAC GTACATGATACTGGCCAAGAACCGCTCAGTGGTTGTGGAAAACATCGAGGGGGTGGAGTACGCGGCAAATAGCTCCATATTTGACAACGGACATCGATACCCGCATATG GCATGTTATTGCGACAAGGTCCGCGACGAGAACTGCCTGCCTCCGGGCGCGCTCAACGTGTCCGAGTGTCGTTTCGGAGCGCCCGCGTTCGTCTCGCTCCCACACTTCCTCGGCGCAGACCCGCACTACCCCAGCAAGATACAGGGGCTTGATCCAAAGCC cgAGCACAACTTCCGCCTCGCCCTGGAGATGTTCACGGGCATGCCTCTATCGGTGTCCGCGCAGCTGCAGATCAACCTGCTAGTCAGACATGTGTCAGGCTTTAC GGTGAACAACCAGCTGCCGGACGCGGACACGCTGGTGCCCATGTTCTGGTTTCGGCAGGAGGTGCTGGTGACGCCCGAGTACGCGCGGCTGGCTCGCTTCGCGCTCAACCTGCGATACGGGGTGCCCTACGGACTCTACGCGCTCACT GCAATCGGCATAGCGCTGCTCGTAACAGGTATAGTGATACTAGTGAAGAAGCTGATGCATTCACCTGACACCGCGCCAATACTAGAGCAGGACAACTCTAGCCATTGA
- the LOC126368418 gene encoding protein croquemort-like isoform X2 gives MASATRRSAFFMVFGALGVVLGAIAVVFWPALFFEQLKNMMVLTPTSTSFNIWRSPPIPMYLECFMWNITNVDEILANKDAQLKVTQLGPYVYREEHEKVNLTWNSNNTVTFYNKRVWHFVPEMSNGSLSDNITSINPIVATVAYTLRHQGEFTKITVNAFLRAIHETLFLTANVSSWLFDGIEDPVLNIASHFPNLPIVIPYDKFGWFYERNKSITFDGVFLMNTGAEDFSQLGNIEKWQHSNRTQYRDHCGTVQGSTGELWAPEIGQPEVIIFAPDICTYMILAKNRSVVVENIEGVEYAANSSIFDNGHRYPHMACYCDKVRDENCLPPGALNVSECRFGAPAFVSLPHFLGADPHYPSKIQGLDPKPEHNFRLALEMFTGMPLSVSAQLQINLLVRHVSGFTVNNQLPDADTLVPMFWFRQEVLVTPEYARLARFALNLRYGVPYGLYALTAIGIALLVTGIVILVKKLMHSPDTAPILEQDNSSH, from the exons ATGGCGTCGGCTACACGGCGGAGCGCCTTCTTCATGGTGTTTGGCGCGCTGGGAGTCGTGCTGGGCGCTATCGCTGTAGTCTTCTGGCCCGCGCTTTTCTTTGAACAGCTTAAAAAT ATGATGGTCCTGACGCCCACCTCGACATCATTCAACATCTGGCGCTCGCCGCCCATCCCGATGTACCTGGAGTGCTTCATGTGGAACATCACCAATGTGGACGAGATCCTCGCCAACAAGGACGCCCAGCTCAAGGTCACGCAGCTGGGGCCCTACGTCTACCGGGAGGAGCATGAGAAG GTTAACCTGACGTGGAACAGCAATAACACGGTGACGTTCTACAACAAGCGCGTGTGGCACTTCGTCCCGGAGATGTCCAATGGGAGCCTCTCAGACAACATCACCAGCATCAACCCTATCGTAGCG ACGGTGGCGTACACCCTCCGTCACCAAGGCGAGTTCACGAAGATCACAGTGAACGCGTTCCTGCGAGCCATCCACGAGACCCTCTTCCTGACGGCCAACGTGTCTTCGTGGCTGTTCGACGGCATAGAGGACCCCGTGCTCAACATCGCCAGCCACTTCCCCAACCTGCCCATCGTCATACCCTACGACAAGTTCGGCTGGTTCTATGAG CGCAACAAGTCGATAACCTTCGATGGCGTGTTCCTGATGAACACGGGGGCCGAAGACTTCAGCCAGCTCGGCAACATCGAGAAGTGGCAGCACTCGAACCGCACGCAGTACCGCGACCACTGCGGGACCGTGCAGGGCTCCACCGGCGAGCTGTGGGCGCCCGAGATCGGACAGCCCGAGGTGATCATCTTCGCGCCCGATATATGCAC GTACATGATACTGGCCAAGAACCGCTCAGTGGTTGTGGAAAACATCGAGGGGGTGGAGTACGCGGCAAATAGCTCCATATTTGACAACGGACATCGATACCCGCATATG GCATGTTATTGCGACAAGGTCCGCGACGAGAACTGCCTGCCTCCGGGCGCGCTCAACGTGTCCGAGTGTCGTTTCGGAGCGCCCGCGTTCGTCTCGCTCCCACACTTCCTCGGCGCAGACCCGCACTACCCCAGCAAGATACAGGGGCTTGATCCAAAGCC cgAGCACAACTTCCGCCTCGCCCTGGAGATGTTCACGGGCATGCCTCTATCGGTGTCCGCGCAGCTGCAGATCAACCTGCTAGTCAGACATGTGTCAGGCTTTAC GGTGAACAACCAGCTGCCGGACGCGGACACGCTGGTGCCCATGTTCTGGTTTCGGCAGGAGGTGCTGGTGACGCCCGAGTACGCGCGGCTGGCTCGCTTCGCGCTCAACCTGCGATACGGGGTGCCCTACGGACTCTACGCGCTCACT GCAATCGGCATAGCGCTGCTCGTAACAGGTATAGTGATACTAGTGAAGAAGCTGATGCATTCACCTGACACCGCGCCAATACTAGAGCAGGACAACTCTAGCCATTGA